The nucleotide sequence GTCCATCCAGGTACGCATGTCGTCCATCCAGGTACGCGAGTTCGCCATTCCGGTACCGGCTCACGCGCGATTCGGCCGGTGTCCCGTGTGACCCGAGAGGCATTAGCCGTCCCTGGACGGACGACACGCGTACTCAGACGGACGACACGCGTACCTGGGTGGACGACTCGGGTACCTGGGTTGGTTCGCGTGTCCTCCGGGGGCGCCGGCTCGCTAGGGTGAACGGCGTGAGCCACCCGCAGATCACGCTGACCGTCCGGCACACGCCGTCCGCGCTGGACACCCGCCGCGGCGTCGTCCGGCTGCATCCCGAAGTCCTCGACGCGCTGGGCCTGCGGGCCTGGGATGCCGTCCACCTCACCGGGGCGCGGGTCAGCGCCGCGCTCGCCGCGCCCGCCGACGAGACCGGCGTGCCCGGGGTGGTGCTCACCGACGACGTCACCATGTCGAACCTGGGCGTCACCGAGGGCGCGGAGGTCGTCGTCGCGCCGGCCGACGTCGCCGCGGCGAAGACGGTGACCGTCGCCGGGTCGCGGCTGGCCAGCGTCTCGGTCAGCCCGCACATGCTGCGGCTCGCGCTGATCGGCAAGGTCCTCACCGTCGGGGACGCCGTTTCGCTGCTGCCGCAGGACCTCGCGCCGTCGCCGGGGTCGGACCCGGCCGGCCTGCGCGGCCAGCTGTCACGCGCGATCGGCGCGACCTGGACGAACGAGCTGCTCACCGTCACCGCGACCGAGCCGGCCGGCACCGTGGCGGTCGGACCGTCCACTGTGGTCACCTGGCGCGACGGCGCCCGGCCCGGAAGGGCCGCCGAACCCGCCGCGCCCCGGACGGCGACCGCGCTGGTCCGCACCTCCGCCGTCACCGCGGCCGAGGAGTGGATCGACGCCGAGGTCGTCGAGGACGAGGCCGTCGCAGAAGAAGAGCCCGTCGTCCCGCTGGCCGACCTGATCGGCGCCGAGGCCGCCGCGCGCAAGCTGGCCGAGTGGTTCGACCTCGCCTTCCAGCGGCCCGAGCTGCTGGCCCGGCTGGGCGCGCCCGCCCACCTGGGCGTCCTGCTGTCCGGCCCCGAAGGCGTCGGCAAGGCGACGCTCGTGCGGTCGGTCGCGAACGAAGCCGGCATCCGGGTGATCCCGCTGGCCGCGCCGAACCTCGCCGTGCTGGACCCGAACGTCGCCGTGGCACGCCTGCGCGAGGCCATCCACGCCGCCGGCGGCCCCTCGGTCCTGCTGCTCACCGACGTTGACGCGCTCCTGCCCGCGACGACTCCGCCGCCGGTCGCCACCGTCGTGCTGGAAGAGCTGCGGGCAGCCCTGCGGCGCGAGCGCTTCGCCGTCGTCGCGACGACGGCCCGCGCCGAATCGGCCGACCCCCGGCTGCGCGCCGCCGACCTGCTGGACCGCGAGCTCGGCCTCGCCCTCCCGGACGCCAAAACCCGCCGCGAGCTGCTGAACGTCCTGCTCCGTGACGTCCCGCTCGACACGGGCATCGACTGCGGTGTCCTCGCCGAGCGGACGCCCGGCTTCGTCGCCGCGGACCTGATCGCGCTGCGCCGGGACGCCGCGCTGCGGGCGGCGCTGCGCCAGCGCGACACCGACGAGCCGCGCATCTCGCAGCAGGACCTGCTCGACGCGCTGGCCACCGTCCGGCCGGTCTCGATGTCCACTTCGGACAACCTGGCCACCGGCGGGCTGACCCTGGACGACGTCGGCAACATGCTCGACGTCAAGCAGTCCCTCACCGAGGCCGTGCTCTGGCCGCTGCGGTACCCGGACTCGTTCGCCCGGCTCGGCGTCGAACCGCCGCGCGGGGTGCTGCTCTACGGGCCGCCCGGCGGCGGCAAGACTTTCCTCGTGCGGGCGCTGGCCGGCACCGGCGCGCTGAACGTCTTCGCGGTCAAGGGCGCCGAGCTGATGGACAAGTGGGTCGGCGAGTCCGAACGCGCGGTGCGCGAGCTGTTCCGCCGGGCCGCGGAGGCCGCGCCCGCGCTGATCTTCCTGGACGAGATCGACGCGTTGGCCCCGCGTCGCGGCCAGTCGTCCGACTCGGGGGTCGCCGACCGCGTGGTCGCGGCGCTGCTGACCGAGCTCGACGGCGTCGAGCCGATGCGCGAAGTCGTCGTCCTGGGTGCGACGAACCGGCCGGAGCTCGTCGACCCGGCGCTGCTGCGGCCCGGACGGCTCGAGCGCCGCGTCTACGTGCCGCCGCCGGACGCCGAGGCCCGCGCGGCCATCCTCGCGGCCAGCTCGAAGAACACCCCGCTGGCCGGCGACGTGGACCTCGTTGCGGTGGCGTCCACTCTGGACGGCTACTCGGCGGCCGACTGCGCGGCGCTGATCCGCGAAGCGGCGTTGACGGCGATGCGCGAGTCGCTGGAGGCCCGCGAAGTCACGGCGGCGCACCTGGACGCGGCCCGGAAGACGGTCCGGCCGAGCCTCGACCCGGCCCAGCTGGCCACCCTCGAGGCGTACGCGAAGACCCAGGCCGGTGTCTGAAGGGTCGACACGCGTGATTCGAGGGTCGACACGCGTGATTGAAGGGTCGACACGGCGGAGCTAAGCCAGCCACGGCCTGTCGACCCTCTGATCACGCGTGTCGGCTGCCCAATCACGCGTGTCGGCGTTCAGATCACGCGAAAGCCCGTCAGCTGCCCTTGTGGCCGGACTGGTATTCCTTCGTCACGATGACGATCACGCCGGGGCTCGCGCTCTGGATGCCTTCGAAGCGCGGCTCGGCCTTGATGCCGAACTCCTGCGCGAGCTGCTTGGCCGCGGCTTCCTCGTCGGTGCCCGGGCGGTAGAACGCCGTCGTCGTCGGGATGATGCCCTGGGAGTAGTTGCTGACCTCGTTGACGTTCCAGCCGCCGCCGCGGAAGTCCTCCGCCGCCCGGTCCGCCAAGCCCTCGATCGTCGAGTTGTTGAACACCCGGACGGTCACCCACTTGTTGGACGCCTGCTGGTCACCACCCGGCTGACCGGGGCCGCCGGGCGCGGACGACGTCGCCTGGCCGGGCGACGGCGAGCTCGGCGACGGCGGGGTGGGCGACGAAGAGCTCGTCGAGCTCGACGGCGGTGTCGCCGCCGAAGACGAGGTCGAAGACGGCGCCGCCGACGACGGCCCGCCGGACGTGCCCGGCTGCGTCGACGTGCCGCTCGGCCCGGCTTCGTTGGACCCGTCGCCCCCGCCCAGCGCGGAGATCCCGCCGATGACAGCGGCGATGATGGCCACGCCGATCAACGCGACACCCGCGGCCTTCATCGGCCGGGACATTCCGGAAAACACACTCATTGCAGCTCGATCCCCAGTCGCCGGGCGCCTCGCTTGCGCTGGCGGGCGGCGCGGGTCTTGCGCAGCCGCTTCACCAGCATCGGGTCGGCTTCGATCGCCTCCGGCTTCTCCAGCAGCTTGTTGAGCAGCTGGTAGTAGCGCGTCGCCGACAAGTCGAAGCGTTCGCGGATGGCGTTCTCCTTCGCCCCGGCGTGCCGCCACCATTGGCGCTCGAAGGCGAGGATCTCGACCTCGCGTTCGGTCAGGCCGGGCACGGGCTTCGGCGGCGACGGCTGCGGCTCAGCCATCGACTCCGCGGCGTCCATCCGAGTCCCTCTCAATCGGGCGTCATGGCGAATCAGATCCAGCTCTTCCGCGGGCGCCATTCAACCACGGAAGCCGCCGCCGACGTGGGCATCGACGTCGGCGCGTCACGGTCTGATGCAGGTCTACCAGAGGGGTCCGACTAAACTGGCTCGCCGTGACCATCCACCCCATCGTTATCGCCGGCGAACCCGTGCTGCACCAGCCGACTCGGGAGATCACCGAGTTCGACGAGAAGCTGCGCACGCTCGTGGACGACATGTTCGAGACGATGTACGCCGCCGAGGGTGTCGGCCTCGCGGCCAACCAGATCGGCCTCGATCTGCGGGTGTTCGTCTACGACTGCCCGGACGACGAAGGCGTGCGGCACAAGGGCGTCGTGGTCAACCCGAAGCTGGAGACGTCGGAGATCCCGGAGACCATGCCGGACCCGGACGACGACTGGGAGGGCTGCCTCTCGGCGCCCGGCGAGTCGTACCCCACGGGCCGGGCCAAGTGGGCGAAGGTGACCGGCTCCGACATCGACGGCCACCCGATCGAGGTCGAGGGCACCGGCTACTTCGCGCGCTGCCTGCAGCACGAGACCGATCACCTGGACGGGTACATCTACCTCGACCGCCTGGTCGGGCGGCACGCGCGGGCCGCGAAGAAGATGCTGAAGTCCAACAAGTGGGGCGTCCCCGGCAACTCGTGGCTGCCGCCGCGGACCCCCGAGGACGACGGCGCCGTCATCTGAGACCACGAAGGGCCCCTCGAAACCGAGGAGCCCTTCGCCGTTTCACGAGCGGTCAGCAGCCGAGGAAGTGACAGCGGACCACTCGAGGCGTCTCCAGCACCGAGCCCGCCTTGACGTCCCAGGCGAGCCGGACGTACTGGGCGTGCGTCCAGGCCAGCGGGGTCGCCGACGTCGTGGGCGTGCCGGCCGGGAAGCCGGTCTGCCCGGACGGCGGGTTCTCGTCCCACACCTGCTCCGGCATGGTCTCCGCCGAGCTGCTCACCCGGCCGAGGTCACGCAGCCGCCGCGCGGCCGAGGCGCGGTCACCGAGCGTCAGCTCGTACTCGCCGCGCTCGCCGGCGAGCAGCGGCCACAACCGGCCGAACGTCGTGCGGCTCTCCGCCGGGAACGTGTAGTCCCACGGCGAGCCGTCGGCCTGCTCGCCGTAGCCGTCCTTCGTGTACCGGTGCCAGAACTGACCGGTCGGCGTAGTGAACGCGATTTCCTTGTCGGTCACGCGCACGCTGTTGCGAATCACCGGGTCGTCGGCGCGGTAGACGCCGAGCCGGACCAGGTCGAGGAAGCCCGCGTCGGTGACCGCACGCTGGTCCATCGTCACGCTCGAGTTGCCGAGGTTGTACGTCGTCCCGGCGTTCGCGTTCGCGTCTTTCGTGAGCCGGACGAAGTACGGGTCCTTCGACAGCGGCCCGTTCGTGGTGATCGTCTGCTTCGGCAGGTCGGCCTTCATCTTGTCGGCCGCGGCGAGGTAGCGGGCGGCGTCGGCGGCCGCGCCGTTGTGCGAAGCGATGTCCGCGGCGCAGACGAGCCCGGCGATCACCGAGGCGATCGTCGACGGGGACCAGCCGTCCTGCTCCTCCCAGCGCTCCTGCTGGGTGTACGGCGACGCCTGCCCGTTCGGCCCCTTGTAGCCGAGGATGAAGTCGGCGGCCTTGCGGACGCCGGGCCACAGGTCGTTCCGGCCCAGCTGCTGGGCGAGCACGATCGGGAACGCGGTCTCGTCGAGCTGGATCGACGTCCAGTACGGCACGCCGTCGACCCGGCTGTTCTGCGGCAGGTGCCCGTCGGGCTGCTGCTGCGTGCCGAACATGTACGACACCGCGCGGTTCGCGGCGGCCGTGTCGCCGCCGGCGGCCAGCCCGGTCGCGATCTGGTAGAGGTCACGCGGCCAGACCAGGTGGTAGGTGCCCGACGGCGACCACTCGGGGTCGTTGTTCCCGAACCGCCACGGCATGCTCGGCGACGCGATGAAGGCGCCGGGGTGGTGCTTGTCCTCGCTCGCGGCGAGCGTCAGCATCGACGCCTTGTACAGGTCGCGCTCGGCGCCGGTCTTCAGCGACGACGGCGGCTTGGCGACCCCGCGCAGGTACTGCTGCCAGCCGCGGTCGTAGGCGCGCGCGATGTCGCGGAAGCCGCGTCGCTGCGACGCCTGCGCGCTCTTGAGCGCGTCGGCGGCCTTCGCGCCCATGCCGAGGGCCACGGTGACGTGCCGGTCGCGGACGCCGTCGGCGTTCGTCCGGCCGGTCAGCACGACGTTGCCCTTGGCCGCGGTGTCGTACCGGTCGAGCTTGAAGGTCTTGGTGAGCTGGGTGTTCCCGTCGGAGGCGCCCGCGTAGCCGACACTGGTCGTGGTGAACGCGGGCTGCGCGGTCAGCGCAGCGGCGTTCGTGGCGTCCTGCGCCGTGAGGGCGTCACCCGAGCGAGCGGCCGAGTCGTCGGAGCCGTCGTTGGTGAGGTCCGGGTCGGCGACCGCGTAGAGCTGGTAGGGCCGCCCGGTGAGCGACTGGAAGTCGACGTCCACCAGCACGGTCGTGGCGGCCGGGTCGGTGACGTAGGTCTTGCGGAGGCGCCACCGGTGCTGGTCGTCGGTGACGGTCTGCTCGTACGTCAAGCTGTCGTCGCCGGTCCGCCGGACCTGCTGCGACTTCGCCGAGTAGTCGGTGACGGCGAAGCTGCGGCCGTCCGTGACGACGAAGTCCATCGAGCGGACGCTGGGCGTGGACATGTCCGGGTAGTAGACCTCGGACAGCTGCCCGCCCTGGAGGGTGAACCAGACGTTGCTGGACCGGTCGTGCGCGGTCCCGAAGCCGGTCTTGTTCGCGGGTAGCCAGCTGGGATGGGTCCCGGGGGCACCGGGAGCCTCCCCCTGCGCCGCCGCGGTCGCCGGGATCAGGCCGGTGACCAGCAGCCCGGCGAGGGCGCCGAAGATGAGTTTGCGCATATCAACCCCACAGAAAAGTCGCCTCTGCACCGTTACAGAAAGGCGCCTGGCAGTCTGCCGCCGATTTCTGGCCGATGCATGGGCTGATCCGGTGAACCACTGACCGTCACTGGTCCTGGTTCACCAGCAGCGAACGGACTTCCCGCCGAACCGGGCGCAAGATTGTAGTACCTGCAACGCTGTAATCGAGGTATCTCCATGGACGACGCGATGGACGCCTACTCGCGCGCGGTCAGCACGGTCGCCAAGATCGTCACCCCGCACGTCGCCGGGGTGCAGCTCGCGCGGGGCAGTGGCTCGGCCGTCGTCTTCGCCGAGGACGGCCACCTGCTCACCAACGCCCACGTCGTCAGCGACCACCGGCGCGGGGTCGCCACCTTCGCCGACGGCAGCGAAGTGCCCTTCGACGTCGTCGGCGCCGATCCGCTGTCCGATCTCGCCGTGCTGCGTGCGCGGGGCGCGACGCCGGCGGCCGCCGTGCTCGGCGACGCCGACCGGCTCGTCGTCGGGCAGCTCGTCGTCGCGGTCGGGAATCCGCTCGGGTTCTCCGGGACCGTCACCGCCGGGGTCGTCAGCGCGCTCGGGCGGGCGCTGCCGGTGCGGCAGGGGCGGACCACCCGCGTGATCGAAGACGTCATCCAGACCGACGCCGCCCTCAACCCCGGCAACTCCGGCGGTGCGCTCGCCGACTCCGCCGGCCGGGTCGTCGGCATCAACACCGCGGTCGCCGGGGTCGGGCTCGGGCTCGCGGTGCCGATCAACGCGACGACCCGGCGGATCATCGACACGCTCGTCGTCGAGGGCCGGGTGCGGCGGGCGTACCTCGGCGTCGTCGGCGTGCCCGCGCCGCTGCCGGACGACGTCGCCGAGCGCACCGGGCAGCGCGCCGGGCTGCGGGTGCGCGAAGTCGTTTCCGGCGGCCCCGCCGACCGGGCGGGCCTGCGCGCCGGCGACCTCGTGCTGACCGTCGGGCGCACCCGCGTCTCGGACGCCCAAGGCATCCAGCGGCAGCTGTTCGCGGAAGTGATCGGCACCGCGCTGCCGATCACCGTGCTGCGCAACGGCGCCATGGTCGACGTCTACGCGACCCCGGCCGAACTGGTCGGGTGAGGTGAGGAGACTTGAGTATCGCGCTTCGGCGTGGCATGGTCGGTGGCACAACACCAACGCGGGAGCTCGCGCCATGGCGGGCTGAGAGGGTGACTTGCGTTTCGCAGGCGTCACCGACCGCATGAACCTGACCGGGTAATGCCGGCGTAGGGAGTGAAAGTCGTTGACGACGCTTGAAAACAATGCTGCCGTGAAAGTGACCACCGGTCCGATCACCGGCTCGCACAAGGCCTACCAGCAGACCGAATCCGGGCTCCGCGTCCCTGTCCGGCGGATCGATCTCTCCAATGGTGAGCAGTTCGACGTCTATGACACTTCGGGCCCGTACACCGATCCGGACGTCGAGATCGACGTCCACAGTGGACTTCACCGGCTGCGCGCCGGCTGGGCCGACGGGCGTGAGCACAACACCCAGCTCGGCTGGGCCAAACAGGGCGTCATCACCCGCGAGATGGAGTACATCGCCGCCCGCGAACGGGTTTCGCCCGAATTCGTGCGCGACGAGGTCGCCCGCGGCCGCGCGGTGATCCCGGCCAACCGGAAGCACCCCGAGACTGAGCCGATGATCATCGGCAAGAACTTCCTGGTGAAGATCAACGCCAACATGGGCAACTCGGCGGTCTGGTCGTCGGTCGAGGAAGAGGTCGACAAGATGGTGTGGGCGACCCGCTGGGGCGCCGACACGATCATGGACCTCTCCACCGGCAAGCGGATCCACGAAACGCGGGAGTGGATCATCCGCAACTCGCCGGTGCCGGTCGGCACCGTGCCGATCTACCAGGCGCTGGAAAAGGTCGACGGCGAACCGGAAAAGCTGTCGTGGGAGGTGTACCGCGACACCATCATCGAGCAGTGCGAGCAGGGTGTCGACTACGTCACCGTGCACGCCGGCGTGCTGCTGCGCTACATCCCGCTGACCGCGCGGCGCGTCACCGGCATCGTCAGCCGCGGCGGGTCGATCATGGCCGCGTGGTGCCTCGCGCACCACCAAGAGTCCTTTTTGTACACCCACTTCGAGGAACTCTGCGAGATCCTCCGGCAGTACGACGTCACGTTCTCGCTCGGCGACGGCCTGCGCCCGGGCTCGATCGCCGACGCGAACGACCGCGCCCAGTTCGCCGAGCTGGAAACCCTCGGCGAACTGACGCACATCGCGCGCTCGCACGACGTTCAGGTGATGATCGAGGGCCCCGGTCACGTGCCGATGCACAAGATCAAGGAGAACGTCGAGCTCGAGGAAAAGCTCTGCGGCGAGGCGCCGTTCTACACCCTCGGCCCGCTCGCGACGGACATCGCGCCGGCGTACGACCACATCACGTCGGCCATCGGCGCGGCGCAGATCGGCTGGTACGGCACGGCGATGCTGTGTTACGTCACGCCGAAGGAGCACCTCGGCCTGCCCAACCGCGACGACGTCAAGACCGGCGTGATCACGTACAAGATCGCCGCGCACGCCGCGGACCTGGCCAAGGGGCACAAGTACGCACAGGAGTGGGACGACGAGCTGTCCAAGGCACGTTTCGAGTTCCGCTGGAACGACCAGTTCAACCTGTCGCTCGACCCGGACACCGCGCGCTCGTTCCACGACGAAACCCTCCCCGCCGAGCCGGCCAAGACCGCGCACTTCTGCTCCATGTGCGGCCCGAAGTTCTGCTCGATGCGGATCACCCAGGACGTACGCAAGTACGCCGAGGAGCACGGACTGTCCACTGTGGAGGCGATCGAGGCCGGGATGGCTTCGAAGTCGGCGGAGTTCACCGAGTCCGGCGGCCAGGTCTATCTGCCGGTGGTGCAGCCGTGACACCGAGGACCGCCCTCACCATCGCCGGATCGGACTCCGGCGGTGGTGCGGGCATCCAGGCCGACCTGCGGACCTTCTTCGCGCACGGGGTGCACGGGCTGGTCGCGCTGACGGCGGTCACCGTGCAGAACTCTCTTGGTGTGCAGGGTTTCACGGAGATCCCGGCCGACGTCGTCACCGCGCAGATCAAGGCGGTGGCGTCGGATATGGGCGTCAACGCCGCGAAGACGGGCATGCTGGCGACGGCCGAGATCATCCGTTCGGTGGCGAAGACCCTGGACGAGGTCGAGGTCGGCCCGTTCGTGGTCGACCCGGTCGCGGCCTCGATGACGGGTGACCCGCTGCTGCGCGAGGACGCCCTGGAGGCGATCCGCACGGAGCTGTTCCCCCGCGCGACGCTGATCACGCCGAACCTCGACGAAGTCCGGCTGCTGACGGGCATTTCGGTCGTGGACCCGGCTTCCCAACGTGAAGCCGCCGAGGCCCTGCTGGAGTTCGGCTCGCGGTGGGTCCTGGTCAAGGGCGGCCACATGCAGGGCACGGAAGACTGCGTGGACCTGCTGTCGGACGGCCGTGAGTACATCGCACTGAGCGGCCCGCGGTACCTCACGGAGAACACCCACGGCGGCGGGGACACGTTGGCGTCGGCGATCACGGCGTCGCTGGCGAAGGGCGCCTCGGTGCCGGACGCCGTGGCGGCGGGGAAGAAGTTCATCGAGCGGTGTGTGGCGGAGGCCTACCCGCTGGGCGCCGGGGTGGGGCCGGTCTCGCCGTTCTGGGTGCTGGATCGGTAAATCGCGCGCGGACCGGGCACCGGCCGCGGCGGGCCGGCCGGCCGCGGCGGATCGATCGAAGCCGGCCGGCCCGTGCTGATCGGCTAACCCCGGGCGAGCACCTGCGGCAGCACCGTCGTCAGCCCGGTCCAGTCCGAAGTGACCACCGACGCGTGCTGCTTCGCCAGCTCGGCGACGCGCTGGTTGGCCTGGTCGACCGTCGGGTTGTGGGCGTCGATGGCCGGCGCGACGTTCTGCCCGTCGGTCATCACGACGTAGTAGTGGTTGGCGTCGTACCACCACGGCCCGGTCTGGGTCACCCACGCGTTCGCGTCGCCGTCGAAGACCACGAACCACGGCTTGAGGTCGGCGGTGTACTTGTCCCGCGGGTCACCGCCGGCCGCGCCGTGCACGGTCGGGAAGATGTTCGCGTCGCCGAGCTTGCCGGCGTTCTTGAGGCCGACGAGGTACCGCGTGTACTCGACGTCGGTCTTCAGCGTGTCGGTCGGGTTCTGCTCCTCGACCGTGCCCGGGATGATCTCGGTGATGACCCGGCCCCGCAGCGCGTCCACGGACGGCCAGTTGTCCGCCTTGGCCGCGTCGTCGAGCGTGGCGTAGCTCCCGAGCAGCTCGGCCGGGCGGAAGGCGACGCTGCCCAGGTGCGAACGGAACGTCGCGTCCAGCTCGTCCGGGCCCAGGCCGGTGTTGTCCGAGAAGCCGGTCTTCATCTCGAGCTTGAGCGTGAGCGGCGTGTGCCCGGGGTGGGCGGCCAGCCAGATCCGGATGTCGTCGAGGCAGTACTCCAGGTTCTTGTTCGTCCCACCCGAGTACAGCTGCGACGCCGAAGTCGCCGCGACGCAGTTGTTCTGGTTTCCCAACGGGTTCGAGTGGCTGACCTTCCACTCGTGGGTGAAGAAGTCCGGCCAGACGTCGAGCTCGATCAGCGACGACCCGGCGTCGAGCGCCTGGGCCAGGTAGCCGTAGGCCGCCGGGTCGTAGGTGTTGTGCACGCCGACGGTGGTGACGTGGGAGAGCTTGGGACTGTCCGCGTGAGCGGCGGTCGTTCCGGAGAGCGTGAGAGCGGCCGCGAGGAGGACCACCGAGAAGAGCTTCATCCAGGCTCCTTCGAACGTGAGTAACCTTCACAATGTCCCACCGTGGTTGACTGTCGATGAAGCAAGAGAGGCCAATTGGCCTAGACCAGAAGTCGGGAAAAGAATGATTCCTTCGGCGTTGACCATCGCCGGGTCGGACTCCGGCGGTGCCGCCGGGCTCCAGGCGGACCTGCGCACGTTCCTGACCTGCGGAGTGCACGGCCTGGTCGCGGTCACCGCCGTCACCGTGCAGAACACCCTGGGCGTGCACGACCGCGCCGACCTGCCGCCGCACATCGTGGCCGGGCAGATCGAGGCCGTGGCGGCGGACATGGGCGTCGGCGCGGCGAAGACCGGCATGCTGGCCTCGGCCGAGATCATCCACGCCGTCGCGGCGGCGTGCGACACCGCCGAAATCGGGCGGGACGCGAAGATCCCGTTCGTCGTGGACCCGGTAGCGGCGTCGATGCACGGCCACCCGCTGTTCGACGAGGCGGGGCTCGTGGCGTTGCGCGACGAGCTCCTGCCGCGCGCGACGGTGCTGACCCCGAACCTCGACGAGGTCCGGCTGCTCACCGGGATGACGGTGAAGGACCGCGAGGGCATGCACACCGCGGCCGTCGTGCTGCACCGGATGGGCCCGCGGTACGTGCTGGTCAAGAGCGGGCACCTGCAGGCCGACCCGGAGTGCGTGGACCTGTTGTTCGACGGGTCGACGTTCGTGGAGCTGCCGGGGCAGCGGTACCCGACCCCGCACACGCACGGCGCGGGCGACACGATGGCGTCCGCGCTCACGGCCGGCCTGGCCAAGGGGATGTCCGTGGTCGAGGCCGCGCGCTACGGCAAGTGGTTCGTCTCGCACGCGGTCGAGCACGCCTACCCGATGGGCGCGAAGGTCGGCCCGGTCTCGGCTTTCTGGCGGCTGGCGCCCGAAGAGCGCTGACGGTTCAGAAGGCGGCTCAGTCGTCCGCGATCAGGGCCTCGAGCGCCGGGATCGCCGCCGTCAGGGCCTCCCGGTGCTCGGGCGAGAGCCGGTCGAGGCGCCGGTTCAGCTCCTGCACCCGCGTCGACCGGACGCCGGAAACGAGGCGCTCGCCCTCTTCGGTCGCCTTCGCCAGCCAGGCGCGCCGGTCGATCGGATCGGACTCGCGGCTGACGTACCCCGCCTCGACCAGGGACGCGATGATCCGCGACATCGTCGCCGCGGCCACGCCTTCCTTGGCCGCGAGGTCGCCGAGCCGCAGCTGGCCCGCGTGCACCAGCGTCGCCAGCGCCGAGATCGCGCCGTGGCCCGGCCCGGGCACCCCCGCCTGCCGCAGGGACCGGGACAGCCTGCCCACGGCGAGGTACAACCTGCCCGAGACGTCCTGGACCGATGTGCTCGTCACGGCTGGCTCCTTCTGCCCTCACCCCGCCGCGGCTGCGCCGGAAATTGCCGTCCACCTTACGGGTCCGGGGTCACGCTCCGCGTTAAGCCACCACGGCGTCATACCGGGGCTTCGCCCCGGGCCGGGGGCTCCGCCACCCGGAGCCCCCGAAAGCAGCAGTTCACCGGGGTGGGCTCGACGCCTGCGCCCAGAAGCGCTGCGGCACGCGGCCGGCCTCGCGGGCCAGCCGTCCGGCCACCACGCCCGCGCGCATCGCCGCGGCCATCCGCTCGGGATCGGCCGCCCGGGTGACCGCGGTGGAGAGCAGGACGGCGTCGCAGCCCAGTTCCATCGCCAGCGTCGCGTCCGACGCCGTGCCGATTCCGGCGTCCAGGATCACCGGGACGCCCGCCCGCGAGACGATCAGCTCGATGTTGTGCGGATTCCGGATGCCGAGGCCGGTGCCGATCGGCGCGCCCAGCGGCATCACCGCGGCGCAGCCGGCTTCCTCCAGGCGCAGCGCGAGCACCGGGTCGTCGTTCGTGTAGGCGAACACGGTGAACCCGTCGGCGGCCAGCCGTTCGGCGGCGTCGAGGGTCTCGAACGGATCCGGCAGCAGCGTCCGGTCGTCGGCGTGCACCTCGAGCTTGATCAGGTCGGTTTCCAGGGCCTCGCGGGCCAGCTGCGCGGTGAGCACGGCTTCGGCGGCCGTCCGGCAGCCCGCCGTGTTCGGCAGCAGTTCGATGCCGAGCCGGTTCAGGAGCTCGAGGACGCCGGAGCCGCCCTCGGCGTCGGCGCGGCGCATGGCGACCGTGGTCAG is from Amycolatopsis mediterranei and encodes:
- the thiC gene encoding phosphomethylpyrimidine synthase ThiC, with protein sequence MTTLENNAAVKVTTGPITGSHKAYQQTESGLRVPVRRIDLSNGEQFDVYDTSGPYTDPDVEIDVHSGLHRLRAGWADGREHNTQLGWAKQGVITREMEYIAARERVSPEFVRDEVARGRAVIPANRKHPETEPMIIGKNFLVKINANMGNSAVWSSVEEEVDKMVWATRWGADTIMDLSTGKRIHETREWIIRNSPVPVGTVPIYQALEKVDGEPEKLSWEVYRDTIIEQCEQGVDYVTVHAGVLLRYIPLTARRVTGIVSRGGSIMAAWCLAHHQESFLYTHFEELCEILRQYDVTFSLGDGLRPGSIADANDRAQFAELETLGELTHIARSHDVQVMIEGPGHVPMHKIKENVELEEKLCGEAPFYTLGPLATDIAPAYDHITSAIGAAQIGWYGTAMLCYVTPKEHLGLPNRDDVKTGVITYKIAAHAADLAKGHKYAQEWDDELSKARFEFRWNDQFNLSLDPDTARSFHDETLPAEPAKTAHFCSMCGPKFCSMRITQDVRKYAEEHGLSTVEAIEAGMASKSAEFTESGGQVYLPVVQP
- the thiD gene encoding bifunctional hydroxymethylpyrimidine kinase/phosphomethylpyrimidine kinase → MTPRTALTIAGSDSGGGAGIQADLRTFFAHGVHGLVALTAVTVQNSLGVQGFTEIPADVVTAQIKAVASDMGVNAAKTGMLATAEIIRSVAKTLDEVEVGPFVVDPVAASMTGDPLLREDALEAIRTELFPRATLITPNLDEVRLLTGISVVDPASQREAAEALLEFGSRWVLVKGGHMQGTEDCVDLLSDGREYIALSGPRYLTENTHGGGDTLASAITASLAKGASVPDAVAAGKKFIERCVAEAYPLGAGVGPVSPFWVLDR
- a CDS encoding phosphatidylinositol-specific phospholipase C domain-containing protein, with amino-acid sequence MKLFSVVLLAAALTLSGTTAAHADSPKLSHVTTVGVHNTYDPAAYGYLAQALDAGSSLIELDVWPDFFTHEWKVSHSNPLGNQNNCVAATSASQLYSGGTNKNLEYCLDDIRIWLAAHPGHTPLTLKLEMKTGFSDNTGLGPDELDATFRSHLGSVAFRPAELLGSYATLDDAAKADNWPSVDALRGRVITEIIPGTVEEQNPTDTLKTDVEYTRYLVGLKNAGKLGDANIFPTVHGAAGGDPRDKYTADLKPWFVVFDGDANAWVTQTGPWWYDANHYYVVMTDGQNVAPAIDAHNPTVDQANQRVAELAKQHASVVTSDWTGLTTVLPQVLARG
- the thiD gene encoding bifunctional hydroxymethylpyrimidine kinase/phosphomethylpyrimidine kinase gives rise to the protein MIPSALTIAGSDSGGAAGLQADLRTFLTCGVHGLVAVTAVTVQNTLGVHDRADLPPHIVAGQIEAVAADMGVGAAKTGMLASAEIIHAVAAACDTAEIGRDAKIPFVVDPVAASMHGHPLFDEAGLVALRDELLPRATVLTPNLDEVRLLTGMTVKDREGMHTAAVVLHRMGPRYVLVKSGHLQADPECVDLLFDGSTFVELPGQRYPTPHTHGAGDTMASALTAGLAKGMSVVEAARYGKWFVSHAVEHAYPMGAKVGPVSAFWRLAPEER
- a CDS encoding MarR family winged helix-turn-helix transcriptional regulator, which gives rise to MTSTSVQDVSGRLYLAVGRLSRSLRQAGVPGPGHGAISALATLVHAGQLRLGDLAAKEGVAAATMSRIIASLVEAGYVSRESDPIDRRAWLAKATEEGERLVSGVRSTRVQELNRRLDRLSPEHREALTAAIPALEALIADD
- a CDS encoding thiazole synthase, giving the protein MDEEPLVIGTCKLTSRLIIGTGGAANLAVLERALVASGTELTTVAMRRADAEGGSGVLELLNRLGIELLPNTAGCRTAAEAVLTAQLAREALETDLIKLEVHADDRTLLPDPFETLDAAERLAADGFTVFAYTNDDPVLALRLEEAGCAAVMPLGAPIGTGLGIRNPHNIELIVSRAGVPVILDAGIGTASDATLAMELGCDAVLLSTAVTRAADPERMAAAMRAGVVAGRLAREAGRVPQRFWAQASSPPR